The following are encoded in a window of Paramormyrops kingsleyae isolate MSU_618 chromosome 12, PKINGS_0.4, whole genome shotgun sequence genomic DNA:
- the LOC140577672 gene encoding uncharacterized protein, translating to MKTEMKMLGLWPGSRPVRHAMNMISLWRYPPQPELIDSVYELPSPKYFQLHPFFIWKPDHPIMDRVRNNYSLPCLYGCPNPHVVSSGIGRPRVIIGTSGQYYILASRLNCKVCKKYWFADKPQWMDLLPARFHNILPAFLTYRKAICKTVMDELRRTGKSPNDMANQLNEGLNLRYERAHLSYLTTVKNVLDGDSGLYGQRTITGALRATNTPARFGRYADLDGWCGVRVSAHYLVDCLIQEYHRQESTLNLLLQGTFGQALRADHTRKVARKVVLVSGTMSSYTIMNENWMILSWVMLQSECDKSLEPMYEGLSRRYVSAGIPKAKYQWVDRDCCSAFRIPNSGPQEHHVWDSWKTTEAIVAEATSGNHTNMCASRSEYNSNIRIKLDLFHCMRRFTRECVSEHHPLHSSFCKFLSAAFSVVDQTDLQKLKQAYTFCGIEPANPTKQHIREHCRTRIPSPKELLERVESVLQRFFLECDPDGVLLFKPSMLKVWRIQRVHILRGCLSDPEVAEGIIYRYGGTLQLNHVKGEGATVPVWIPVRGTSQQEGFHFHQAKWVTGTQVSTELFQAQGMIGVARWNFQRLVDLKQPGVKLPAVFDPVLIMELNKVSEQVTGQAKYPTLIVMHTDRGERLGLQYVEPGCRPVSLDWHKHKYQKVAAAGESGHPSSEPTTLGEKVTDYTTEELMEVHFAQDDTFDVATSGSQIMIQPTKVKDVVVTPPLPIAASPRAARTGPIKAGGLLFVLDHSRWTQPMKDVIDGFLAKHHGQKDILNKVDRVCCHRTQLL from the exons atgaaaacagaaatgaaaatgtTGGGACTATGGCCAGGCTCCCGACCAGTGAGACATGCAATGAACATGATCTCCTTGTGGCGGTACCCACCACAGCCTGAGCTTATTGATTCTGTCTATGAGCTCCCATCACCAAAATACTTTCAGCTTCATCCATTTTTCATTTGGAAACCAGACCACCCCATTATGGACAGAGTCCGGAACAATTACTCTCTTCCATGTCTGTACGGCTGTCCCAATCCCCATGTCGTCTCATCTGGAATTGGACGACCACGTGTCATTATTGGTACAAGTGGCCAGTACTACATACTAGCTTCTAGGCTCAACTGTAAAGTCTGCAAAAAGTACTGGTTTGCGGACAAACCTCAGTGGATGGACTTGCTGCCTGCACGGTTCCACAACATTTTGCCAGCTTTTCTGACATACAGAAAGGCCATATGCAAGACTGTGATGGATGAATTGCGGCGCACAGGAAAGTCTCCCAATGACATGGCCAACCAGTTAAATGAAGGTCTAAACCTCCGGTACGAGCGTGCACACCTGTCTTACCTGACCACTGTTAAGAATGTGCTGGATGGAGACAGTGGACTTTATGGTCAGCGTACAATCACAGGGGCACTGAGAGCAACAAATACTCCTGCTCGATTTGGTAGATATGCTGACCTGGACGGCTGGTGTGGAGTAAGAGTCTCAGCCCACTACCTAGTTGATTGTCTCATTCAGGAGTACCACCGGCAGGAGAGCACACTCAATCTGCTCCTTCAAGGCACTTTTGGACAGGCCTTAAGGGCTGACCATACCCGTAAGGTGGCCCGGAAGGTGGTGCTCGTATCAGGCACCATGTCATCCTACACCATTATGAATGAGAACTGGATGATCTTGTCCTGGGTGATGCTGCAGTCTGAATGTGACAAATCTCTGGAGCCAATGTATGAGGGGCTGTCCCGGCGTTACGTTTCTGCAGGAATACCAAAAGCCAAGTATCAGTGGGTTGACAG GGATTGCTGTTCTGCCTTCAGGATCCCAAACTCAGGGCCCCAGGAACACCATGTTTGGGACTCTTGGAAGACCACAGAGGCTATAGTGGCTGAAGCAACCTCTGGGAATCACACCAACATGTGTGCCTCTCGCAGCGAATACAACAGCAACATCAGAATCAAGCTGGACTTGTTCCACTGTATGCGCCGTTTTACAAGAGAGTGTGTGTCAGAGCACCATCCACTACACAGCTCTTTCTGCAAGTTTCTGTCTGCGGCTTTTAGTGTTGTGGACCAGACAGACCTACAGAAACTGAAGCAGGCCTACACCTTCTGTGGCATAGAACCTGCAAATCCAACAAAGCAGCACATAAGGGAACACTGCCGCACCAGGATCCCATCTCCCAAAGAGCTACTGGAGAGAGTGGAGAGCGTTCTCCAGAGATTCTTTTTAGAATGTGACCCAGATGGTGTGCTGCTTTTTAAACCATCAATGTTAAAGGTCTGGAGGATTCAGCGAGTCCACATCCTCAGAGGCTGCCTGAGTGACCCAGAGGTTGCAGAGGGAATTATATACAGATATGGTGGAACACTACAACTAAACCATGTCAAGGGTGAGGGGGCAACTGTACCAGTGTGGATCCCTGTGAGAGGGACTTCTCAGCAGGAGGGGTTCCATTTCCATCAGGCAAAATGGGTCACAGGGACACAGGTCTCCACAGAACTTTTCCAGGCACAAGGCATGATTGGGGTTGCTCGCTGGAATTTTCAGCGCCTTGTGGATCTGAAACAGCCTGGTGTGAAGCTCCCTGCAGTTTTTGATCCGGTCTTAATCATGGAGCTAAACAAAGTGTCAGAGCAAGTGACAGGCCAGGCCAAGTATCCTACTCTAATTgtcatgcacacagacagaggaGAAAGGCTCGGACTGCAATACGTGGAGCCTGGCTGCCGACCTGTGTCCCTGGACTGGCATAAGCACAAGTACCAGAAGGTTGCTGCTGCAGGGGAGAGTGGGCACCCCTCTTCAGAGCCGACGACACTTGGTGAGAAAGTCACCGATTACACAACTGAGGAGTTAATGGAGGTACACTTTGCTCAG GATGACACCTTTGATGTGGCTACTAGTGGCTCACAAATAATGATCCAGCCTACCAAAGTAAAAG ATGTGGTAGTGACGCCACCACTGCCCATTGCTGCCTCTCCACGAGCTGCACGCACAGGTCCTATCAAGGCAGGTGGCCTTCTCTTTGTCCTTGACCATTCTCGGTGGACACAGCCTATGAAGGATGTCATTGATGGCTTTTTGGCAAAACACCATGGACAGAAAGACATCCTCAACAAAGTAGACAGAGTATGCTGCCATCGTACACAGTTGCTCTAA